A single window of Arvicanthis niloticus isolate mArvNil1 chromosome X, mArvNil1.pat.X, whole genome shotgun sequence DNA harbors:
- the Bex4 gene encoding protein BEX4 — MASKVKQVILDLTMEKDKKDKKSGKTTKPSEEESHHLEEVENKKPGGNVRRKVRRLVPNFLWAIPNRHVNHNEGGEDVGRFVGQGTEVKRKSKEQQMRPYRRFRTPEPDNHYDFCLIP, encoded by the coding sequence ATGGCGTCCAAAGTCAAACAAGTCATACTGGATCTCACTATggagaaagacaaaaaagacaaaaaaagtgGGAAAACCACCAAACCAAGTGAGGAAGAATCCCACCATCTGGAAGAGGTTGAAAACAAGAAGCCTGGGGGAAATGTCAGAAGGAAAGTCAGGCGACTTGTGCCTAACTTTCTATGGGCCATACCTAATAGACATGTTAATCACAATGAAGGGGGAGAGGATGTTGGGAGATTTGTAGGGCAGGGGACAGAAGtcaagagaaagagtaaggagcaGCAGATGAGGCCCTACAGGCGTTTCCGAACACCTGAACCTGACAATCATTACGACTTTTGCCTCATACCTTGA